From the Planktothricoides raciborskii GIHE-MW2 genome, the window CGGTAAACACCAACATAATAAAGCATCCCATAACTTTTCCGTCACATACCAATCATTCTCCGCATAATTTTCTATAGTCAGATTATAATAATAAGGAGCCATACCATGCCACTTATTGCCCAAACTGCCACAAGATTTAGTCCAGTCGGGCAAATTGCGACCATATAAATCAACATCCAATTGAGAATTGACTAAAGACTGCATGAAGTCAAACCGTTTTTGATGAGTTACAGCCCGGTTTACCCCGGAAACAATCCAACTACAAGGTTTAGTTTTTTCCGGCGATTCTAGGTCATTCAAATCCCGAAATTCATTTAACAGATACCAAATTGCTGGCATATAATCCGGTTGCGGGGCATAGTCATCAGGACCAGAAATATACGCACAATATTTTTTAGCAGATTGATAGTGGCGAATGGTGCGCGGCAACACTTCATCAAGAGGCGGTTCGCGCCAAAGAAAAATACAGCGTTCTTTGGGAACTCCCCGCAATTTGGCTTGCATTTCTGCCAGTTCTTGTTGATAGCGTTTTTCTTTTTGTGGCGCTTTTAAATAAGACCAAGGTTTAGGATATTCGGGACGACTTGGCCAAGTAAAAAAGTTATAAAATAGTAAAAAATCTGGCTGAGGATGCGGGGCCAACATTTGCACATTACCCCACTGCCCAAATGGATTAGGGGTTTGATGCCATAACCAATCCGCTGCACTGGGATTAAGTTTGGGGTAACTGCTAATCATGCCGATAATTTTTTTGCTCATTTTCTGCTGCCTATTTTTAATCACAATATTTAGGTTTCAGTATTCAGCCTTTAATCATAGCATCAAGCCACTTTTAATATTACCATTAATGATTGTTGCCTGCGAAAAAGAAACCGGGTTTCTGCGACAATTTTGGTTTTTTAACAAAGAATTTTCTAAGAAACCCGGTTTCTGGGTCTCGGTTTCTGGGTCCCCGTTTCTGGTTTCCCCCCGAATTGCCTACAAATCAGTCAATAACCTAGCTTTCCGTAAAATAAACTTTAACACCGTCTCATCTTGAGCAATAATATCCGCCTGAATTTCCATTCCTGACAATAAAGCATTCTTGGGATCATCTTTTAAATAGAACTCGTCCGCTTCAATTGTCACCTCATAATAAGGAGGGATTAGATTAGATCCGGAATTTTGGAGGATAATGGCATCGGGAGAAATCGTCTTAACAGTTCCGGGTAAAATTCCATAATCAGGATAAGGATATGCACTGACCCGCATTTGTGATTTTTGGCCAACTTTCACTTTACCAATATCCTGAGTAGCAATTCTGGCTTTAATCACCAAAGGAGTATCATTCGGGGTAATTTGAGCAATTTCTTCTCCTATTCTGACAATTTGGTTGGGATTTCGCAAATTTAACTTGAGAATTGTCCCGGATATGGGTGCAGAAACAACGGTTTGCCGGAGTTCGTGCTCCACCTGCAATAATTCTTGGCGATCGCTCTCTAGTTGCTTTTCCAGTTCACTTTGACGTTGGAATAAACTGTTTTGCTCTTGATTTAATCGGGCTAAAGTTCCGGCTCCTGTGGCTTTTTCCTGAGCAATTTTTTCCGCTGCCATTGTCACCATGCCATCACTAGGATTAGCCGCAGCTAAGGCGGCTTGTAAACGAGCTTCAGCCGATTCTATGGCTTTGGTCTGACGCAGTGCAGTTTGTTTTTGCCCTGCCAATAATGCAGTACGTTCGGCTACGGCTTCTTCTTGTTGTTCAACAGCTAATTGGGCTTCTTCTAATTGATTTCTACTTAATGCACCGGATTCGGCTAAAGGCTGGTAGCGATTCAGCTTTTCTTGAGCAATTTTTAAAGCCGATTCACTAGCCCGTAAAGACGCTTCATAAGCTTGAATATCACTCTGAATTTTTTGCCATTCTTCCTCAGCCATCAGCAAATTTGCTCTCGCTTCATCCACTTGCGCTTCAACGGTTAAACGCCGTTCACTATGTTCTGTTTGCATCCGCAGATGGTCTGCCTCCGCAACCGCGATCGCCCGGTTCGTCCTTTCGGTTTCCGCATTCAGTTGCAGATTTAAGTTCGCCAACTGTCCTGACACCTGTTCTAATTGCTGTTCAATTTGGTCAATACTGATTTCTAGCTGGGACTGACGAGTGCTGACACGAGAGGTATCCAGAACCACCAGGGTTTCTCCTTCAGTCACCGTCTGATTTTCTTTAATATTAATCTCGGTGACAGTCCCCTCGGTGGGGGCTTGCACCAGCTTAACCTCTCCTGTGGGACGCACCACTGCTGGGGCTTTCACGGTGACAGGTAAAGGAGTAAAAGCAGATACCGTAAAAGCAGCGACCACTGTCCCCACTAAAAAAAAGCCGCCAAATATTGTCCAGCCACTCACGGGAGGCAAGAAGTCATCATCGTGGGCGATCGGTAATAATTCAGGGTTGGGGTTTCTCAGTACCATTACGGAATTTCCTGTAACTCAATATGGGCAAGGCTTTCAGGCAAATGCTTTACGAAAACTTCACAAAACCCAGGTGATTTATCAGGTTTTATGAAGGGATGATTAAAAAAAATTCAGTAAATGCCCCGATTGATAATTTTTTTTTATTGATTATATTAATGACTATAAGATAAAACAAACCAAAAAGCCAAGAGAATAACACCATGAAAGCTGACAAAACCGCTACCACCAACAACACCCAAAAACCCAGCCAAGACATTCGCAATAATTCTTTATTCACCAATATGACCGCTGAGGAAGAAGTGTTTGTCCGGGGTGGAACACAACGTTTCCGGGCGGCAGAACTATTATAAGAAGTGTTTGTCCGGGGTGGACGTTTCCGTGCGCCAGAACTATTATAAGAAGTGTTTGTCCGGGGTGGACGTTTCCGTGCGCCAGAACTATTATTTTAACCCTCTTAATTAATGAACACAGAGGACAAAAATATGAAAGCTAACAACACCGCTACCACCAACAACACCCAAAAACCCAGCCAAGACATTCGCAATAATTCTTTATTCACTAATATGACCGCTGAGGAAGAAGTGTTTGTCCGGGGTGGAACACAACGTTTCCGTGCGCCAGAACTATTATTTTAACCCACTTAATTAATGAACACAGAGGACAAAAATATGAAAGCTAAGAACACCGTCACCAACAACACCCAAAAACCCAGCCAAGACATTCGCAATAATTCTTTATTCACCAATATGACCGCTGAAGAAGAAGTGTTTGTCCGGGGTGGTGCGGCAGAACTATTATTTAAACCCACTTAATTAATGAACACAGAGGACAAAAATATGAAAGCTAAGAACACCGCTACCAACAACACCCAAAAACCCAGCCAAGACATTCGCAATAATTCTTTATTCACCAATATGACCGCTGAAGAAGAAGTGTTTGTCCGGGGTGGACGTTTCCGGGCGGCAGAACTTTGAACACCCCTCTATAGTATAATTAACTAATGGCAATAATTGCAATAATAACTTCCGAGATATTATAGTTTCGGAAGTTTAATTTATGTCTGGGTCATTTATCGGAAACATGGCGCGGGAAGACCTCAATCTCAGCGTAAGCAGATTGGCGATGCGTTGTGCGCCTTAACTTTCGCTTTTGATGCTACAATAACACCAATAGGAAGGGTCGGTGAACCAAGAATCCCCACATTCAGCATAAGTGGCATAAGTGGCGTGAGGAGTGTCCATCAGCAAACCCTAAATAAATTTAGGCATAATTGACATAATTCTCCCGAATACATATAATATATGTATGCAAGTTGAATGGAATCCTAAAAAAGCTAAAAGCAATTTACAAAAACACGGAGTCAGTTTTTCTGATGCTGAGGCTGTGTTGTTCGATCCTTATTTCTTTTGAAGATCAATCAGCACAAGGTGAACAGCGATTTATTATTATGGGGATGGATCACCTTCGGCGGTTGCTAGTGGTAGTCTATACCTATCGAGGTGATAGCATTCGCTTAATTTCTGCCCGTCCTGCTACTGCTAAGGAGAGACATGAATATGAAACCGGAATATAATTTTGATCGGTCTAAACGGGGTGCAATCATCCCACAAGAAGGTAAAACTCGCATTACCATCTATATTGATAATGATATTCTCGAAGCCTTTAGACAAAAAGGAGACGCTGAAGGGAAAGGTTATCAAACGATGATGAATCAAGCGTTACGACAATATCTTGATCAAGCCAAACTCCCCTTAGATGAAGATACATTACGCCGGATTTTTCAAGAAGAACTGAGGGCTGTAACTTTTGTTAATTCAGTTTGAACACCCCTCTATGGTATAATTAACTAATGGCAATAATTGCAATAATAACTTCCGAGATATTATAGTTTCGGAAGTTAAACTTATGTCTGACTAATTTATGAAAAAATATCCAATTGTCCTTCAATATAGTGAAGAAGATTGCGGAGCAGCTTGTTTAGCCACAATTGTTAAATATTATGGGAAACAATTTACCATTAATCGCATTAGAGAAGCCGTGGGAACCGGACAACTCGGCACAACTTTAACGGGTTTAAGAAGAGGGGCAGAAAGTTTGGGATTTGATGCTCGTTCCACCAGAGCCCAAGCCCAAATATTAGATCAAATGAAAAATGCGCCTTTACCTGCCATCATTTACTGGCAAGGTAATCATTATGTCGTTTTATATGGACAAAAAGGTAAAAAATATATCATCGCGGATCCTGGTGTCGGTTTACGCTATCTAACTCGGCAAGAATTAGCCGACAATTGGTCAGGATTTATTACCCTGTTATTACAGCCCGATCCAGTCCGCTTTGCTCAACAACCGAACGATAAAATCGAAGGAATTGGGAGATTATTTCAGCGCATTGCTCCTTATACCTTTATTCTACTAGAAGTTTTACTGATTAATATTGTTCTCGGTTTGTTAGCCTTAACCTCACCCTTTATGATTCAAATATTAACCGATGATGTCTTAATTAGAGGCGAAGAAAACATCCTGAGAGGATTAGGAATCGCCATTATTATAATGAACTTAATAAGTAGTGGCTTACAAGTCATCCAATCAAACTTAAGTATGCAGGTTTCCAACCGGATACAATTAGGCTTAATCAAAGAATTTGGCCGCAAAATATTAAAATTTCCTTTACAGTATTATGAAACTCATCGCAGTGGGGAGGTAGTCAGCCGTTTAAAGGATATTCAAGAAATTAATTTCTTTATTTCTCAATCTTTAGTCCGAGTCTTAACTCAATCTTTTACGGCGATTATTTCTTTAAGTCTGATGTTATTTTATAGTCCTAAATTAACCTTAGTCATTGGCTTAATCACTTTATGCAGTGCTACCTCATCTTTGGTATTTTTGAGGTCATTAATAAAAAAAATTAGAGATGTTATGATCTTAGAAGGGGAGACTCATAGCGTTTTAATCGAAAGTTTCAAAGGGGCCGTCACCTTAAAAACAACCACCGCCGAACCTCAATTCTGGGAAGACTTACAAAGTCGGTTTGGCCGATTAGCCAATTTAGAATTGAAACTCGGACAAATTGGAGTCACCAATTTTAATTTCTCGGAAATTATTTCTGGCATTGGTGGCATCGTGTTACTCTGGTTTGGCAGTACCTTGGTCATTCATAAGGAATTGACGATCGGACAACTCTTAGCCTTTAACAGTATGAGTGTTAATTTTACTGTCTTTATTAAAATAGTAGTCGGCTTAATTAGTGAAATTGTTAGAGTGAAAGTTGTGACTGAACGGATATTCTCAGTGATTGACTATCCGGCAGAAACCGATAAAGATTTTCAGAAAGAATGGGTGACATTCCAAGATAATGATCCAGTGTGCTGTGAAAATCTCTTATATCATCATGCGGGCAGATTAGATTTATTTCAAGATTTTACCGTAACCATTAAAGGAGGAAAAGTCACGGCGATTATTGGGGAATCTGGTTGTGGAAAAAGTACCTTAGTCAAGCTACTAGCTGGATTATATCAATTGCAGGGAGGCACAATTAGAGTCGGAGCGTATAACTTACAAAATTTAAGTTTAGAATGTATCAGAAAACAAATCATTTTAGTTCCCCAAGAAGCGCAGTTTTGGAGTCGAAGTATTATTGAGAATTTCCGAGTGGGTTCACCTCATGTAACTTTTGAGGAAATCGTCAAAGCTTGTCAATTTGCCCAAGCGGATGGATTTATCGATCGCCTCCCGGACAAATATTTTACCGTATTAGGGGAATTTGGCGCTAATTTATCCGGTGGTCAACGGCAAAGATTAGCGATCGCCAGAGCCATTGTCAACGATCCACCAGTCTTAATTTTAGACGAATCCACATCAGGGTTAGACCCCATTAGTGAAGAAAATTTATTAAATGAATTATTAGAGTATCGTCGCGGAAAAACCACAATCATGATTAGTCATCGTCCGACTGTTAATGTCAGAGCAGATGAGATTATTTATCTAGAAGATAGTCAATTAAAGTTACAGGGCACTGTAGAGAATTTGCTGCAAATTGAGGGTGAACATCTAAGATTTTTAACCTAGCGATCGCCCCTTAAGAAACCGGGTTTCTGCGACAATTTTTGCCGGAAAGCAAAGAGTTAATTAAGAAACCCGGTTTCTGGGTCTGTGGGCTTCAAGGGCTGTAAAAGGCGGGAAAATGATCCCTGCGATCGCGGTTATTAGTGGCTCGATCATCATTAATCAGAAATCAGCAGAGCGATCGCCATGCCATAATATACTCAAGACTCAAGACATTGATGGAATTGGGGGAATTAATCTTAACACCGAAAATTATTCCCCCCAAAAGAACTTGGCAAGAAAACCGGCGATATTTTTCTGTGTTTGTTAATTCTTTTTAATAATTCAGTTTAAATGTTATAAATTAAGCCGAGGTGTCAAACACTTCGGCTTAATCTCGGTTATGATACCCAATAATCTGGGTATGTCCTATCAAACATAAGTTTTTAGGGAGTAAGATGTTCCGGGAATCAATCCCAACCATTTTGGTTTAATCTTTAATCTTGAAAATTATAATCTGCCGTTTCTTCAACCACCTGTTTTCCTTCCTCAATTAAATATTTTAAAAATTCTTCAGCCACCACAGAAATCTGTTTATTTTTGGGATAAATCACATACCAAGAACGTTCAATGGGAAAGTCCTGTACATCCAATATTTTTAATTTTCGAGTAGACCCTTCTAAGGCTAAAACATGACGAGAGACTACAGAAATCCCTAACCCACCGGCGATCGCTTGTTTAATCGCTTCATTGCTGCCCAACTCCATCCGAACTTTTACCGAAACACCGTGTTCTTCAAAGATTTTTTTCACCGCTTTCCGGGTTCCAGAACCTGGTTCACGCATAATAAATGGCTCATTCTTCAACCGTTCAATCGGAATATTCTTTTCATTGGCTAAAGGATGATTTGATGCCGCCAAAACCACTAAAGGATTGTCGAGGAATTTGTAAGAAGTCACCTCAAAATTTTCTGGCAATTTACTCAGAATATATAAATCATCTAAATTCTGACTTAATCGTTCTTCCAATACTTCATGGTTGGTAACTTGAAGGGAGACATCAATTCCCGGGTAGCGATGACAGAAAACTCCCAATAAACGAGGAATAATATACTTAGCCGTTGTCACCACGGTTAATCTTAATTTTCCTTCTTTGAGTCCTTGGAGATTCGCAACAGTCATTTCAAACTGCGCCAATCTTTCAAAAATATCTCGACAAGTTAACAACAGTTGTTCACCGGCTTCAGTTAAGTAGAGACGTTTGCCAACTTGCTCAAACAATGGCATTCCCACCACTTTTGCTAATTGTTTGACTTGCATGGACACGGAAGGTTGAGTCAGAAACAATTCTTCCGCTGCTCTGGTAAAACTCCGATGACGAGCCGCTGCTTCAAAAACCCTAAGCTGATGCAGTGTTGCCTGGTTCAATGTTTTTTCTCCTGGTTATTATATATAGAGTCTAGTATATTATAACCTATTTATTAATTATTTTTGCTTATGAAGCCAGGATAAATTTTTTTATTCCCAAGTTCTGCTTCCGGGCAGAGGAGCGGAGGGGCGGAGGGGCGGAGGGGAGTGTGGGGAGCCGCCATCGGAGTGTGGGGGGTGGGGAATAATTAACAATTAACAATTGACAATTGACAATTAAAGACCATGATCAATTATCAATTGTCAATTATCAATTATTCCCTCTTCCCTGCACCCCTGCACCCCTGCCCCTACACCCTACACCCTACACCCTACACCCTAGATTAAGTATTCGCATCTAGGATCCGAGAGGGGATAAAGCGATCCATCCACTTTTCTAAATAAATCCGGTTGGCTTTTCGTTGTTCTGGGTCAGAGGTATCCAACGGATAAGGGGCTAGACCGCGAATGGCTGCTGTGGTGACACAAAACATGGATTTTTGAAATGTTTGGCAAATTAGCACCCGTAAATCATCTTCTCCCCGTTGACTTTTTTGGTATATTTCATGGAGATAATCCGGTAAAAAATGACGCATATCTTGCATTAACAAGGTCGGGGGAATTCCGGCTCCGCCAATGGGCAATGGATCGGCATACAAAGCCCCATACATGAACATACTTTGATCGAAGGGAATTTGATAGGCTTGGGCATTGAATGAAACTGTCCCCAAAAACGGCGTTCCCCGGAAGAATACGGCCTCAACATAAGGAACCGCTGTATCCATGAGGAAGGTTAAACCCGCCGATTCCGGGATAATTTCATAAACGCGATCGCCTACAGTAACTTTGTAGGTAATCGGTTGATTGGCAGCCGCGACTAAACCATTGAGGATATGGTCTACCACTTGGGGAATGGATTTAATTTTGCCGCGATCGTACAATTCAGATAAATCAATAAACATATCACTCATCACCCGCCAAAATTGCCCCAAGGCACTGTAGTAAGCCATTTGGCGCATTTGTTCCGGCAAAAATTCGGGAAATAGACGGTGAATGGTCAGCATCAGGGGATTGCTTTTTAATTTCTCTTGAATCAAGGCTTCTACCCTTTGGCGAAATTCTGGGGAGTCAACGTAAGTATCTAGACCGCCGCCTCCATGCCAAAGCATACATTTCATACAATATTCTGCATATTCAAAATTAATGCGATCGTGCCACCAGTGACGGAGTAAATTATGCAAAGAAACTTCCCCATTAAAATATTTGAAAAAGGGGAATAACACTAAAAATTGGTGGTCAGCATTGTAGATCAGATTCCGGGAGTAAGCATCTAAGACAATGCCATAACTTTTCAGAATCCCGACTACTTCAGTGACATTTTGGGGAGAATCTTTAAGTAAAGCTTCTCCCGATTCTAAGCGGTGAATATATTCAGCTAAAAGATGTTGAGAAGGTTTGAGATTTAAGGTGGGCATAGCAATTTATTCCGCTATTTTATTTGAGCAGGCAATATGGTCAAATCGAGAAAGTAGAGGGCAATCCCCCCTAAAAAAGGGCTTTCGCATTCGGATATTAAATTTGAGGGTTAACAAGAGAAATTATTGCCCGGTAAGGGCAAAGCATTCGGTGATTAATTCCTGATTATATGTACAATTTTGCTATGTAAGGGCAAAGCATTCGGTGATTAATTCCTGATTATATGTACAATTTTGCCATGTAAGGGCAAAGCATTCGGTGGTTAATTCCTGATTATATGTACAATTTTGCCATGTAAGGGCAAAGCATTCGGTGATTAATTCCTGATTATTGTAGGGGCGAATGCGCTCGTCGCCCCTACAGCCCCTACAGCCCCTACAGCCCCTACAGCCCCTACAGCCCCTACAGCCCCTACAGCCCCTACTACCCACCGCTACGGACGGCGATCGGGCTGACCACTGACGGTTGAGTGATGATTAAAGAGTTAATCCCCGCTTCACTCCAGCGGACTAACCAATTTGGTTGCAACCCAAAGGCAAAAATCAACACCATTAACACTAAAGCGGGAAGGCGATCGCGCCATTGGACTCTGGGTAAGTTGGTGACAAT encodes:
- a CDS encoding HlyD family efflux transporter periplasmic adaptor subunit; translated protein: MVLRNPNPELLPIAHDDDFLPPVSGWTIFGGFFLVGTVVAAFTVSAFTPLPVTVKAPAVVRPTGEVKLVQAPTEGTVTEINIKENQTVTEGETLVVLDTSRVSTRQSQLEISIDQIEQQLEQVSGQLANLNLQLNAETERTNRAIAVAEADHLRMQTEHSERRLTVEAQVDEARANLLMAEEEWQKIQSDIQAYEASLRASESALKIAQEKLNRYQPLAESGALSRNQLEEAQLAVEQQEEAVAERTALLAGQKQTALRQTKAIESAEARLQAALAAANPSDGMVTMAAEKIAQEKATGAGTLARLNQEQNSLFQRQSELEKQLESDRQELLQVEHELRQTVVSAPISGTILKLNLRNPNQIVRIGEEIAQITPNDTPLVIKARIATQDIGKVKVGQKSQMRVSAYPYPDYGILPGTVKTISPDAIILQNSGSNLIPPYYEVTIEADEFYLKDDPKNALLSGMEIQADIIAQDETVLKFILRKARLLTDL
- a CDS encoding BrnA antitoxin family protein, coding for MNMKPEYNFDRSKRGAIIPQEGKTRITIYIDNDILEAFRQKGDAEGKGYQTMMNQALRQYLDQAKLPLDEDTLRRIFQEELRAVTFVNSV
- a CDS encoding glycosyltransferase family 10 domain-containing protein codes for the protein MSKKIIGMISSYPKLNPSAADWLWHQTPNPFGQWGNVQMLAPHPQPDFLLFYNFFTWPSRPEYPKPWSYLKAPQKEKRYQQELAEMQAKLRGVPKERCIFLWREPPLDEVLPRTIRHYQSAKKYCAYISGPDDYAPQPDYMPAIWYLLNEFRDLNDLESPEKTKPCSWIVSGVNRAVTHQKRFDFMQSLVNSQLDVDLYGRNLPDWTKSCGSLGNKWHGMAPYYYNLTIENYAENDWYVTEKLWDALLCWCLPIYYGGTAPDKLLPPGSFLRLPSLDEKGIQFIQEVTATPDAWYEAKEAIAEARQIVIHKLNLLEWLSNFVAKF
- a CDS encoding peptidase domain-containing ABC transporter, whose amino-acid sequence is MKKYPIVLQYSEEDCGAACLATIVKYYGKQFTINRIREAVGTGQLGTTLTGLRRGAESLGFDARSTRAQAQILDQMKNAPLPAIIYWQGNHYVVLYGQKGKKYIIADPGVGLRYLTRQELADNWSGFITLLLQPDPVRFAQQPNDKIEGIGRLFQRIAPYTFILLEVLLINIVLGLLALTSPFMIQILTDDVLIRGEENILRGLGIAIIIMNLISSGLQVIQSNLSMQVSNRIQLGLIKEFGRKILKFPLQYYETHRSGEVVSRLKDIQEINFFISQSLVRVLTQSFTAIISLSLMLFYSPKLTLVIGLITLCSATSSLVFLRSLIKKIRDVMILEGETHSVLIESFKGAVTLKTTTAEPQFWEDLQSRFGRLANLELKLGQIGVTNFNFSEIISGIGGIVLLWFGSTLVIHKELTIGQLLAFNSMSVNFTVFIKIVVGLISEIVRVKVVTERIFSVIDYPAETDKDFQKEWVTFQDNDPVCCENLLYHHAGRLDLFQDFTVTIKGGKVTAIIGESGCGKSTLVKLLAGLYQLQGGTIRVGAYNLQNLSLECIRKQIILVPQEAQFWSRSIIENFRVGSPHVTFEEIVKACQFAQADGFIDRLPDKYFTVLGEFGANLSGGQRQRLAIARAIVNDPPVLILDESTSGLDPISEENLLNELLEYRRGKTTIMISHRPTVNVRADEIIYLEDSQLKLQGTVENLLQIEGEHLRFLT
- a CDS encoding CO2 hydration protein, coding for MPTLNLKPSQHLLAEYIHRLESGEALLKDSPQNVTEVVGILKSYGIVLDAYSRNLIYNADHQFLVLFPFFKYFNGEVSLHNLLRHWWHDRINFEYAEYCMKCMLWHGGGGLDTYVDSPEFRQRVEALIQEKLKSNPLMLTIHRLFPEFLPEQMRQMAYYSALGQFWRVMSDMFIDLSELYDRGKIKSIPQVVDHILNGLVAAANQPITYKVTVGDRVYEIIPESAGLTFLMDTAVPYVEAVFFRGTPFLGTVSFNAQAYQIPFDQSMFMYGALYADPLPIGGAGIPPTLLMQDMRHFLPDYLHEIYQKSQRGEDDLRVLICQTFQKSMFCVTTAAIRGLAPYPLDTSDPEQRKANRIYLEKWMDRFIPSRILDANT
- a CDS encoding LysR family transcriptional regulator, with amino-acid sequence MNQATLHQLRVFEAAARHRSFTRAAEELFLTQPSVSMQVKQLAKVVGMPLFEQVGKRLYLTEAGEQLLLTCRDIFERLAQFEMTVANLQGLKEGKLRLTVVTTAKYIIPRLLGVFCHRYPGIDVSLQVTNHEVLEERLSQNLDDLYILSKLPENFEVTSYKFLDNPLVVLAASNHPLANEKNIPIERLKNEPFIMREPGSGTRKAVKKIFEEHGVSVKVRMELGSNEAIKQAIAGGLGISVVSRHVLALEGSTRKLKILDVQDFPIERSWYVIYPKNKQISVVAEEFLKYLIEEGKQVVEETADYNFQD